A part of Nitrospiraceae bacterium genomic DNA contains:
- a CDS encoding protein-L-isoaspartate(D-aspartate) O-methyltransferase, translated as MNFDEMRKEMVDLQLILRGIKDIRVINAMRKVPRHLFVSEAIQYKAYDDIALPIGEGQTISQPYMVAAMTELLELKGDEKILEIGTGSGYQAAVLAELAKEVYTIERIPALGQKAEETFKKLKYKNIRIKIDDGTIGWKDASPFDRIIITAAAPSVPQPIVDQLSNNGIIVAPVGERFSQQLIVIKKSGSTLAEEFHTPCVFVPLIGKYGWGKEDR; from the coding sequence ATGAACTTCGATGAAATGAGAAAAGAGATGGTAGATCTCCAGCTTATTTTGAGAGGGATAAAAGACATTCGCGTTATCAATGCAATGAGAAAAGTGCCGCGCCATCTCTTTGTGAGTGAAGCAATCCAGTATAAAGCATATGATGATATAGCTCTTCCAATTGGCGAAGGCCAGACAATCTCCCAGCCGTATATGGTTGCTGCAATGACAGAGCTTCTTGAATTAAAAGGTGACGAAAAGATTCTCGAGATTGGAACAGGGTCTGGATATCAAGCAGCAGTTCTTGCAGAACTGGCAAAAGAAGTTTATACAATAGAGAGAATCCCTGCGCTGGGGCAAAAAGCTGAAGAGACGTTTAAAAAATTAAAGTATAAAAATATTCGCATAAAAATTGACGACGGAACCATTGGATGGAAAGATGCTTCGCCATTTGACAGGATAATAATAACTGCCGCTGCCCCTTCTGTGCCGCAGCCCATCGTAGATCAGTTGTCTAACAATGGGATAATAGTTGCGCCTGTAGGAGAGCGTTTTTCGCAGCAGCTGATAGTAATTAAAAAATCAGGCAGTACCCTTGCAGAAGAATTTCATACGCCATGTGTTTTTGTGCCTCTCATCGGTAAGTACGGCTGGGGAAAAGAAGACAGATAA